TAGGAGCGGTAAGGTTTACCATCGCCATTAACTAAAATGGAAGCACCTTGAAGTGCATCACGAATAAAGTTTCCTATTGCAAAATGGCTTTCTAGAGGCAAATGCGGGCCAACGAAGGCAAAGCATCTTGCAATTTTAGTCTCTATGTTACATTGCTGAGCATAAATTGTACATAATAGCTCTGCCATTCGCTTTCCTTCGCCATAAGCAGACTTGGCATCCATAGTGTCAGGTGCTCCCCGATAGTCTTCAGGGATATGGGTCATATCAGGTGGCTGCTGCCCGTAAACTGCCCCAGAACTAGTTAGCAAAAACTTCTTGGCCCCGCAGTGCCGTGCAAACTCTAGCACATGCCTTGTTCCCTGGACTATTGTATCTAACATCAGTAGAGGGGCTTCCTGATTTAGCTGGGCGCTTGCTTCTGTTGCCGCGTGAATTATATGGGAAAAAGCACCGTCAGGGAAGGAAAACGACCTGACATCACCCACATGAAACTCAATAGCCGGATGAGATACTAGGTGAGGGGCTTTTTTTGCAAATGCTGCTGGATTTCTGGTTAAGACCAGAGCCTTAACTTCTAGCGCTTGCTTATCGTTAGCCCAGACCAAGCTTTCTAATAGCCAGCGGCCGAAAAAACCTGTACCACCCGTAATGAAAATACGTTGTGATCGCAGGTCTTCCCACAGATCATGAGTAGTTTCAAGAATATAATCTAGGTCTTCTGCTAAGGGATTGATTTTCATACGTTGAGCGTTCTTTGTCTTTCAACTTTATAAACGTGCTGTAAAGTATTTAATTTTTTCGACAGCATATTCTAATGCTTCCTTTGTCAACCCTGGGAATGTACCCAGCCATAGTGTCTTGTCCATCACTTTGTCTGTATTTTGAAGCTCCCCAACAAATCGATAATTTAATCCTTGGTATAGAGGTTGTCGGAGTAAGTTTCCGCCAAAGAGTAACCGAGTACCGATCAAATTCTTCTCCAGATACTGCACGAATTCATTGCGAGTGAATGGTACGTTATCTCTTAGAGACAGCGGGAAGCCAAACCAGCTTGGATCAGCATCTTGGGATGATTCTGGCAGTACCAAGAC
The DNA window shown above is from Limnothrix sp. FACHB-406 and carries:
- a CDS encoding NAD(P)-dependent oxidoreductase; this translates as MKINPLAEDLDYILETTHDLWEDLRSQRIFITGGTGFFGRWLLESLVWANDKQALEVKALVLTRNPAAFAKKAPHLVSHPAIEFHVGDVRSFSFPDGAFSHIIHAATEASAQLNQEAPLLMLDTIVQGTRHVLEFARHCGAKKFLLTSSGAVYGQQPPDMTHIPEDYRGAPDTMDAKSAYGEGKRMAELLCTIYAQQCNIETKIARCFAFVGPHLPLESHFAIGNFIRDALQGASILVNGDGKPYRSYLYVADLVIWLWTILLKGQSCYPYNVGSEESLSIANVAHVVREIFHQNIQVEICQCPASNAATSRYVPSSKRALSELNLQPRVDLVNAVRRTIAWLLMDSQVNHLCEIKRKS